Proteins encoded by one window of Desulfomonilia bacterium:
- a CDS encoding YhbY family RNA-binding protein, with translation MRKLKGFERTYLRGLAHSLKPVVQIGKNGLKNEVVGSIEEAFSTRELIKIKFNEFKEEKKTISKEIEEITGSEMVGMIGNIAIFFKENDDETKRRIKLPAKVTSRGIHKSKQ, from the coding sequence ATGCGGAAGCTTAAAGGATTTGAAAGAACATACCTGAGAGGGCTGGCTCACAGTTTAAAACCGGTTGTGCAGATAGGAAAAAACGGCCTGAAAAATGAGGTGGTGGGATCCATCGAAGAGGCCTTTTCGACAAGAGAGCTGATCAAGATCAAATTCAATGAATTCAAGGAGGAAAAAAAGACCATCTCAAAAGAGATCGAGGAAATCACCGGAAGCGAGATGGTTGGCATGATAGGCAACATCGCAATCTTTTTCAAAGAAAACGACGATGAAACAAAACGCAGGATCAAACTGCCTGCAAAGGTTACCTCCCGTGGAATACACAAATCTAAACAGTGA
- the hpnA gene encoding hopanoid-associated sugar epimerase, which produces MKKLVTGSTGFIGSAIVRELLKEGVEVKVLTRKTSNTRNIDNLDVEKVYGDIRDSDSMKKALKGCDTLYLTAAYFAHWAPDPKLLYDVNVGGTKATMQAALEAGVDKIVYTSTNNAIAASGPVPANEEKAFNYWEARDHYSMSKYIAENEVRIFITRGLPVVIVNPTLVIGVNDIKPTPSGQMIIDVARRKMPGYIDGGVNIIDVEDVARGHILAAKKGRVGERYLLGNRNITVHDYLWLIADIAGVKPPALKLPYHLALAFGYAFELIANLTKKPPVVTASEVRIGKMTEWYDCSKAVNELGLPQTPIDVTIRKALNWFRENGYL; this is translated from the coding sequence ATGAAAAAGCTTGTCACCGGCTCGACCGGATTCATCGGTTCGGCAATCGTCAGAGAACTTCTCAAGGAAGGCGTTGAGGTAAAGGTCCTGACAAGAAAAACAAGCAATACGCGCAATATTGACAACCTCGATGTCGAGAAGGTTTATGGAGACATCCGCGACAGCGATTCCATGAAAAAAGCCCTTAAGGGTTGCGATACCCTTTATCTTACGGCCGCATATTTCGCGCACTGGGCACCGGACCCGAAACTGCTTTACGATGTAAATGTGGGAGGAACCAAGGCGACAATGCAGGCTGCTCTCGAAGCGGGCGTTGATAAGATCGTCTATACAAGCACGAATAATGCCATTGCCGCAAGCGGTCCCGTACCTGCAAACGAAGAGAAGGCCTTTAATTACTGGGAAGCGCGCGACCACTACTCCATGTCCAAATATATTGCGGAAAACGAGGTAAGGATTTTCATCACGAGAGGACTTCCGGTCGTTATTGTCAATCCCACGCTGGTCATCGGCGTGAACGATATAAAACCGACACCGTCAGGTCAAATGATCATAGATGTCGCCAGACGAAAGATGCCCGGCTACATAGACGGCGGTGTGAACATCATCGATGTCGAAGATGTCGCCAGAGGCCACATCCTCGCGGCGAAAAAAGGCAGGGTTGGTGAAAGATACCTACTGGGAAACAGAAACATAACGGTTCATGATTATCTTTGGCTTATTGCGGATATTGCGGGAGTGAAACCGCCCGCCTTGAAACTGCCGTACCACCTTGCGCTTGCGTTCGGATATGCGTTCGAACTAATTGCAAATCTGACGAAAAAGCCCCCTGTCGTGACAGCCAGCGAGGTAAGGATAGGTAAAATGACCGAGTGGTATGACTGTTCAAAGGCGGTGAACGAACTCGGCCTGCCCCAGACGCCGATCGATGTGACTATCAGAAAGGCTCTCAACTGGTTCAGGGAAAACGGTTATCTTTAG
- the pgm gene encoding phosphoglucomutase (alpha-D-glucose-1,6-bisphosphate-dependent): protein MAISPLAGKKAPAQILANIPKLISAYYVIKPDPENPANLVEFGTSGHRGMSMNGSFNEAHILAITQAICEYRKNKNITGPLFLGMDTHALSEPAHSTALEVLAANGVDVMITKEYTPTPVISHAILTYNKGRNYGLADGIVITPSHNPPDNGGFKYNPPNGGPADTDVTDHIAKRANELLKAGNRNVKRIPFEKAIKAPTTHEHDYISSYVNDLKNVVKMDIVNATGLKLGADALGGSGLGFWQVIADVYGLDIDIMNNHADPTFSFMTVDKDGKIRMDCSSPYAMAGLISHKDKYDLAFGNDPDFDRHGIVTKSAGLLNPNHYLAVAINYLFANRPGWKKDAAVGKTLVSSSMIDRVASRLGRKLSEVPVGFKWFVDGLIDGSYGFGGEESAGASFLRLDGTVWTTDKDGIIMDLLAAEILSATGKDPAEHYRELTELFGNPVYERTDTAANARERSILKKLAPSQITTETLAGEKITSILTNAPGNGAAIGGLKVTAENGWFAARPSGTEDVYKIYAESFKGKDHLEKIKQEAQDIVNSAFAASNAG, encoded by the coding sequence ATGGCTATCAGCCCATTGGCAGGAAAGAAGGCCCCGGCCCAAATACTCGCAAACATCCCGAAACTGATAAGCGCCTACTATGTCATAAAACCCGATCCTGAAAATCCCGCCAATCTCGTAGAATTCGGGACTTCGGGGCATCGCGGCATGTCAATGAACGGAAGCTTCAATGAGGCGCATATCCTGGCCATCACACAGGCCATCTGTGAATACCGCAAAAACAAAAATATTACAGGCCCGCTGTTCCTCGGCATGGATACTCATGCGCTTTCAGAACCGGCCCATTCAACGGCGCTTGAGGTGCTGGCCGCAAACGGCGTCGATGTCATGATAACTAAGGAATACACCCCGACCCCTGTCATCTCGCACGCCATCCTGACCTATAACAAAGGAAGAAATTACGGGCTTGCTGATGGTATCGTTATAACACCTTCACATAATCCCCCTGACAACGGCGGCTTCAAATACAATCCTCCCAACGGAGGGCCTGCCGATACCGATGTAACAGACCATATTGCGAAAAGGGCGAACGAACTGCTTAAAGCAGGAAATAGGAACGTAAAGCGTATTCCCTTTGAAAAGGCGATAAAGGCTCCTACAACACATGAACATGATTATATCTCGTCCTATGTGAACGACCTTAAGAATGTTGTGAAAATGGATATTGTTAATGCAACGGGTCTTAAGCTGGGGGCAGATGCGCTGGGCGGCTCGGGACTTGGCTTCTGGCAGGTCATTGCGGATGTCTACGGTCTCGATATTGACATCATGAACAATCATGCAGATCCCACATTTTCTTTCATGACGGTGGATAAGGACGGGAAGATACGCATGGACTGCTCTTCGCCCTATGCAATGGCTGGCCTTATAAGCCACAAGGACAAATATGACCTGGCATTCGGAAACGACCCCGATTTCGACAGGCACGGCATTGTCACAAAAAGCGCAGGGCTGCTTAATCCCAACCACTATCTCGCTGTGGCCATAAATTATCTCTTTGCCAACCGGCCCGGCTGGAAAAAAGATGCCGCAGTGGGCAAGACCCTGGTCAGCAGCTCGATGATCGACCGCGTTGCATCCAGGCTCGGCAGAAAACTGAGCGAGGTCCCTGTCGGATTCAAGTGGTTCGTTGACGGTCTTATTGACGGCTCTTACGGCTTCGGCGGTGAAGAGAGCGCAGGCGCGTCATTCCTGAGGCTTGACGGGACTGTATGGACGACGGACAAGGACGGTATCATAATGGACCTGCTCGCTGCAGAGATACTTTCAGCCACAGGCAAAGACCCGGCAGAACATTATCGTGAATTGACCGAACTTTTCGGAAACCCTGTTTATGAACGCACCGATACCGCGGCAAATGCCAGAGAGCGAAGCATCCTCAAAAAGCTCGCCCCTTCGCAGATAACAACGGAAACCCTGGCCGGTGAGAAAATCACTTCAATCCTGACGAATGCACCGGGCAACGGCGCGGCTATTGGAGGACTAAAGGTCACTGCGGAAAACGGCTGGTTCGCAGCAAGGCCATCCGGAACCGAGGACGTTTACAAGATTTACGCCGAAAGCTTCAAAGGTAAAGATCACCTGGAAAAAATTAAACAAGAGGCGCAGGATATCGTCAACTCGGCGTTCGCTGCTTCGAATGCAGGATAA
- a CDS encoding LL-diaminopimelate aminotransferase, whose protein sequence is MIRLNENYLKLQSSYLFSEIAKRVAAFQKENPGKEVIRLGIGDVTRALPDACIEAFHKATDEMADDATFRGYGPEQGYDFLREAIAREDFQARGAEISADEVFVSDGAKCDTGNIQELFAGDINVAIPDPVYPVYIDTNVMAGRTGKYKDGRYDGVTYLDCTKENHFVPELPREPVDLIYLCFPNNPTGATITKAELEKWVDYARKNRALIIYDAAYEEFIRDEELPRSIFEIKGAREVAIESRSYSKTAGFTGVRCAYTVIPKECMAYDAAGNKHPLHGFWNRRHTTKFNGVSYPVQRAAEATYSEEGKKQVKELSNYYLENAKLIRQTVTGLGLACTGGENSPYIWVDTQRDSWEFFSMLLEKAGVVTTPGAGFGRCGQGFIRISAFNSRDNVEKALTRIKEALK, encoded by the coding sequence ATGATAAGATTAAATGAAAACTATTTGAAGCTTCAGTCATCATACCTGTTTTCGGAGATAGCAAAGCGGGTGGCCGCTTTCCAGAAGGAAAACCCCGGCAAAGAGGTCATCAGGCTGGGTATCGGTGACGTTACCAGGGCCCTTCCCGATGCGTGCATAGAGGCGTTTCACAAGGCAACCGATGAGATGGCCGATGATGCCACATTCCGCGGTTACGGCCCTGAGCAGGGCTATGACTTTCTGCGCGAAGCGATCGCCAGAGAAGACTTTCAGGCAAGAGGCGCTGAAATAAGCGCGGATGAGGTGTTCGTAAGTGACGGCGCAAAATGCGACACCGGAAATATACAGGAGCTTTTTGCAGGCGACATCAACGTTGCGATACCCGATCCGGTCTATCCGGTCTACATAGACACAAACGTCATGGCGGGAAGAACAGGGAAATACAAAGATGGCCGCTACGACGGCGTCACATACCTCGACTGCACCAAGGAAAACCATTTCGTGCCGGAGCTGCCCAGAGAGCCTGTCGACCTGATTTACCTCTGCTTTCCAAACAACCCGACCGGCGCCACCATCACAAAGGCTGAACTTGAAAAATGGGTCGATTATGCAAGGAAGAACAGGGCGCTCATAATCTACGATGCAGCCTATGAAGAGTTCATCCGGGATGAAGAACTGCCAAGAAGCATATTCGAGATAAAGGGTGCGCGCGAAGTGGCGATAGAGTCACGCAGCTATTCCAAGACAGCAGGCTTTACGGGTGTCCGCTGCGCCTATACAGTGATACCTAAAGAGTGCATGGCCTATGATGCGGCCGGGAATAAACATCCCTTGCACGGGTTCTGGAACAGGAGGCATACGACCAAGTTCAACGGGGTGAGCTATCCGGTGCAGCGTGCGGCTGAAGCCACATATTCAGAAGAGGGGAAAAAACAGGTCAAGGAGCTGAGCAACTATTACCTGGAAAACGCAAAGCTCATCAGGCAGACCGTTACAGGACTCGGTTTGGCATGTACCGGCGGCGAAAACTCTCCTTATATATGGGTGGATACTCAAAGAGATTCCTGGGAGTTCTTCAGCATGCTCCTTGAGAAGGCAGGCGTTGTAACCACACCCGGCGCCGGATTCGGCAGATGCGGTCAGGGCTTCATCCGCATCAGCGCATTCAATTCAAGGGACAACGTTGAAAAGGCCCTTACCAGGATCAAAGAGGCGCTTAAATAG
- a CDS encoding FAD-binding oxidoreductase: protein MEYTNLNSEILDGLAAIVGPGNVMTEAELIEPYSHDEFAEKDIRRLPACVVRPGSTGEVSKILNLADIHRIPVTPRGGGTGLCGGCVPVSGGIVLSLERMKRIIDIDKTNLMAVVEAGVTLREFYEAIENSGLLFPPHPGDEGAQIGGLIATNAGGARAVKYGVIRNYVRGMEVVLAGGKVIELGGKLMKSSTGYSLLNLMTGSEGTLGIVTKATLNLTPPPGAMFTLVVPFKTIADAIRTVPLILINRIIPMAVEFIDMKAITVTERYLNRKWPCEEGEAHLMFIVDAPDRDDLLELSGRISEICLSEGAIDVYVADDSEKQKNVLTIRSLMYEALHDHMIDLLDVCVPRASIDRFVNEVREAEKAFGVWLPVYGHAADGNVHVHLMKDAWDDGVWKAIPDSRNKAHAIRDRLHEAGRRLDGVVSGEHGIGIVKKQYMPLFLDAAQLELMKGIKKVFDPNGIMNPGKVIP, encoded by the coding sequence GTGGAATACACAAATCTAAACAGTGAAATCCTTGACGGTCTTGCCGCTATAGTCGGCCCCGGCAATGTCATGACCGAAGCGGAACTTATTGAGCCCTATTCCCATGATGAGTTCGCAGAAAAAGATATCAGGAGGTTGCCGGCCTGCGTTGTCAGGCCCGGAAGCACAGGCGAGGTAAGTAAGATACTCAATCTTGCGGACATTCATAGAATTCCTGTGACCCCCAGGGGAGGCGGAACCGGTTTGTGCGGCGGCTGCGTGCCCGTTTCAGGCGGCATAGTTCTTTCGCTTGAAAGGATGAAGAGAATAATCGATATCGACAAAACCAACCTCATGGCGGTGGTCGAAGCCGGAGTAACCTTGAGGGAATTCTATGAAGCGATAGAAAATAGCGGCCTTCTGTTCCCTCCGCATCCGGGTGATGAAGGTGCGCAGATAGGAGGACTTATCGCCACTAACGCAGGCGGGGCGCGTGCAGTTAAATACGGGGTGATAAGAAATTATGTGCGCGGCATGGAGGTGGTCCTTGCCGGCGGAAAGGTTATTGAACTCGGCGGCAAGCTCATGAAGAGTTCAACCGGCTACAGCCTGCTCAACCTTATGACAGGCTCTGAAGGAACCCTGGGGATTGTCACGAAAGCGACACTGAACCTTACCCCGCCTCCCGGGGCGATGTTCACCCTGGTGGTACCTTTCAAAACAATAGCCGACGCAATCAGGACAGTGCCGTTGATACTTATTAATCGCATAATTCCCATGGCTGTTGAGTTCATTGACATGAAGGCAATAACCGTAACCGAGCGGTATTTGAACAGGAAATGGCCGTGTGAAGAAGGAGAGGCGCATCTGATGTTTATTGTGGATGCCCCTGACAGGGACGACCTTCTTGAGCTTTCGGGCCGGATTTCGGAGATATGCCTTTCCGAAGGTGCAATCGATGTCTATGTGGCCGATGACAGCGAAAAGCAGAAGAACGTGCTCACGATAAGGAGCCTCATGTACGAAGCCCTTCACGACCACATGATCGATCTGCTCGACGTGTGTGTTCCCAGGGCTTCAATCGACAGGTTCGTGAATGAAGTCCGCGAGGCAGAGAAGGCCTTCGGGGTATGGCTTCCCGTTTACGGGCATGCGGCGGACGGTAATGTCCATGTGCACCTGATGAAGGATGCATGGGATGACGGGGTATGGAAAGCGATTCCTGATTCCCGTAATAAGGCTCATGCAATAAGGGACCGGCTGCATGAGGCGGGCAGAAGGCTTGACGGAGTAGTGTCCGGCGAACACGGGATAGGCATTGTCAAGAAACAGTATATGCCATTATTCCTTGATGCCGCTCAGCTGGAACTCATGAAGGGAATCAAAAAAGTTTTCGATCCTAACGGGATAATGAACCCAGGCAAGGTGATCCCATGA